The DNA region aaactaatttgaaggctaatataaacatattaataaaaattctaacataagaAAATAAACTGTAAGGATGGTTAAGGGGCGGGTGTAAAAGGGGTTTAGCCAGACCAAAACCCCGacctttttaatttttgcaaaTCCAGATCCAGACCTAGACCCGAACCCTAAGGGTACAAAAATTTCAGACCAGACCCATTCCCTCCGAATTTAATAGGTTTAGGGTCCTTAATGAGTCCTTACTCCATAATGGgtctaaaataattataaaaatatacaaatataaatataaagaaaaaaaaagggggAAATGGAAAGGTGATAGAAAACAAAtagttaatttaattattataagggTCCGAGTCCGGGTCCAAGGATTAGGACCCGGACCCAGACCCGTCAATTATTTTTTAGACTCATATTCGATCCCAATCAGATGGgtttcaaaaaataagacccagACTCTTAAAAAAGGATGAATGTGCTGTTGTATCTGGGCTCAGAAAATCGAAGAGAATCATGATCTTGGAGGGGAAAACCACATAAATTTTCCCTGTTTCGTTGGTGTATCTGTGCTTACCTGACTTTAAATGAACTGCCTATTTTGGAATATTCGTGGTATAGGTATAGGCGAGAAAATTGTACCTATTAGATCTTTAGTCGAAAAAAAGAAAGTTACCTTCATGGGTCTTGCGGAAACTAAACACAAGAGATCTGTGCAAAATAGGTTGAAGAGGATGTGGGGTAacgatgactatgatttttgtgAAGTTTATGCTTCTGAGACGAACGGGGGCGGAGTGATCGCTGTGTGGGATAAACAAACTTTCATTGCCTCAAGTAAACACATGGGAAGTCGATGGATCCTTATTGAAGGGTGTATTAACTCATATAATTTTGAATGTCGTGTGGGTGTCATTTATGGGCATAATGATAGAATGGGAAGATGCGCTATGTTTGAAGAGATTAAACAGAGAGTGGTCAGTATCAACAAACCAATCCTGATGCTTGGTGACTTCAATGTCACATTACACGCAGGGGAAAGAACCGGATCTTACAGATGCGACCGTAGCATGAATGATTTCTCGGAATGGATTACAGACTTGAGACTACTTGATTTACCCTTACATGGACTGAAATTTACCTGGAGAAGGAATGAATCAAAAAGCAGACTGGATAAAGCTCTATGTTGTCACACATGGCTGAGATCCTTCCCACATCTGAGGCTACAGGGCCTGAATAGAAGCTTCTCCGATCATAACCCTCTTCTCATATCAATGGAAGATTGCATAAACTAGGGTCAAAAACCCTTCAGGTGCTACGACGCCTGGTTCTTGAATCCGAACTTTAAAGGCTTCCTGATTAATGAATGGCGCAACATCCCGAATGTGCCCCTACACAACAAACTGAAGATACTCAAAACCCCCCTCAAAGCTTGGCGGTCAGCAAATTTTGACTGTATGGATAACAAAATTGCAGATTTTGAAGTTGTGATCCATGATCTTGAACAAAAAAGTGATAACAGAATGCTAGATACTATGGAAAAGGCCAGACTGAATGCAGCCAATAGCTTCCTCCATCAGTGGCTCATCAGAAGAGAAAGAATATGGAGACAAAGAGCTCGATCATACGGCTTCAAACTAAAAGATCACAATTCAAAATTCTTTCTTGCCGCCactctttacaaaaaaaaagaagaaagagaTTAGCCAGTTAAAAATCAACGGCAGGACAATTCGAGGGGTGGCAAATCTAAAAAAAGAAACCAGAAATTATTTTGCCCAGAGATTTGCTCAAGAGCATGTCCCAAATTTTGACTTCAATATGGAAAACCACCCGAAAATCACTGAAGCACAAACAATCTTCCTAGAATCAACCCCTTCGAGAGAAGAAGTAAAAGCAGCAGTCTGGGCATGCGGGATTGACAAAGCTCCGGGTTTCGATGGCTTTAATTTCAAATTCATCAGGGAAATGTGGGAAGAAATCTACGCATCTGTTATGGACTTTTTCATTGGGGGCCAGTCGATACGACATCTGAATATCACCTAGGTTACATTGATACCAAAGGTGGAAAACCCCACATCCATTGAGGAGTTTAAGCCAATCAGTATGGTGGGTGCCATCTACAAGATTATTGCCAAAATTATATCCTCCCGCCTCAAAGAGGTCATTGCCCCTCTCATTGATGAATAACAAAGTGCTTTCATCGGGAACAGACAGATACTGGATAGAGTGTTGATTGCAAATGAATCCCTGCGTTGGTTGAGGAAAAAGAAAATCCATGGAACCTTGATCAAACTCGATTTTCAAAAGGCATATGACTCTGTGAACTGGGAATTTTTGGAACTCGTCATGGAAAAGCTTGGCTTCGGGCGGAAATGGATCGGATGGATTATGAAGTGTGTGTGCTCTGCCTCCATGTCCATTATTCTAAACGGCACACCTCTTAAACCATTCAATATGGAAAAAGGGCTGAGGCAAGGGGACCCCCTGTCACCGTATCTCTTCATCCTGGTTAGTGAAGGACTAGTTAGCATCTGCATAAAGCACATGAGTTGAACTTGATTGAGGCGGTGAGCATTGGAAAAGCAAAGGTAAACCTGAAACTACTCCAATTTGCTGATGATACCCTTATCTTCGCTCCAAAAAATTCCTCATGCATTACTAATTACTTCAGAATTTTAGAGTCTTTGCTTTGATGTCGGGTTTGAGTCTTAATTACAGCAAATCTTCCTTCATAACTTGGAATCCAAAAGATCATGCTTGGGCAAATGACATCGCTGGAAGAGTTGGTTGTCGCCACTCACGCCCCCCGTTCAGTTATGTTGGCTTCCCCCTTGGGGCTCACATGAGTAGATGTTCTGCTTGGGATCCAGTGCTTAAAAGAATAGAAAACAGACTAGCATCATGGAAAGCAAAACTATTATCTAGAGCTGGGAGACTAACCCTCGTCAAGAGTGTGCTCAACAACCTCCCCGTTTACTTCATGAGTATGTTCAAGATGCCGCAAAAATTGCCCTCAGAATTGTCAAACTTCAGAGAAGATTTTTTTGGGGAGGAACAAACGGTGGAAATACATGCCGGCCGACGGTCGCTTGGCAAGATATAGAGCTTCCGAAAGAGATGGGAGGACTAGGAATTGGAAACATCATGCACAAAAATCTGATCCTATTGTTCAAATGGTGGTGGCGCTTCTCCAAGGCCGACAACACTCTGTGGAAGAAAATTATCCAATCGGTGCATAAGATCAACGGTTGTAAAGCCTCCTCCTATGCGTTCTCAAAACTCAGGGATGGTACATGGTCTTCTTTGATGAACAATGACTCAGGCACAGTCAAAATCAGATCGATTGTAGAAGGGTATGATCCTAAGGGTGGGAAACGGGAACTCGGTTAGCTTTTGGCATGACAGATGGTGTGAAGCAGGGCTCCTAAAAGAATTATTCCTAAGACTCTTCACAATCTCTTTACAAAAAAACTCTCATATAAGTCAGATGGGTGAATGGAATGATAGTTCATGGATTTGGAATCTCCTATGGCGTCGAACCCTATATGAGTGGGAATTGGAAGAAGTGCGCAGTCTCCAACATATCATTGAATAGAACGGGCCGACAATAGATTAGGAAGAAAGGGTATACTGGAAAAACTCTGGTTCCTTGTGCTACCCTACAAAATGCATCAACAAGAAACTCAATGAATCCCTTACTCCCTCTCTATCCAAGCCTATAGCAAACACTATATGGCAACATTGTATCCCTCCTAGAGCAAAACTGTGTGTATGGCTCGCAAACCAGGAAAAACTGAAAACTGGAGACTTCCTTGTACAAAAAGGGGTTATAAACCCTCAGGATGCCGCATGCCCTTTCTGTTCTCTACATATAGAATCAAATTCTCACATTCTTTTTACTTGCAGCTTCGCCTGGGGCGCTTGGATGAAAATTCTCAAATGGTGGGGTATCGTAGCTGCTCTCCCTAATCGATGTCAAATCTTCAGCGCACAATGGTTTGGCCTGGTGAAAAACAGGAAATTCCGAGATATCTGGGGACTCATCCTAGGGTGTGTTATATGGTCTCTCTAGTATGAACGAAACCACATCAAATTCGAAAGGAAGGTCCCCATTCTGAATAATTTCGTTCTCTCTCTGAAAATCAGGATTGGCATCTGGGCAAAGGAAATGCTAGGGTACTCTGTTCAACTTAATAGCTTCTATCCTTTTGAGTACATCACTTGCCGACAACTCTCCTGAAGTTAAATAGAATAGATATAGCTTAGAATATATCTGTGGTGTgtgtttttttgtatatatcTGGTGTGTAAGGTGTAAAGCAATATAGGCCCTAGACTCTGGTGTGTAAGGTGGCTAAAACGTACAAGGGGATGTCTGGCGGCTTTTTCCTGCTTTCCTTTGGAAGTCTCTGGTTTATCCTTGTATGCATAGCCCACCCCTATGCTGTTTCGGGTGGCCTGTTGCCGTGGCCCTTTATTCCTATGGCTTTTTCCCTACCgaggttttttatgccggcgggtTTGGGTGTCCTCGGTTCAATGTCTTTCTTTGTACTTTGTTATTCATtcctaattttcaaaaaaaaaagactctTAAAAAGGAGCGGGTCCGGGGCGAGTCCAACAGGGTCCTAGACCCATTATCATCCCTAGATTGGAGTGTAGAACAAGGTTAGCTTATGTAAATAATGAACATCATAAGTTAAAGAGAaaagattttggttcatcaaactTTTATCCTAAtttgtacaagtgaatataatttaaaataatgggtaagtttgatcatgaaaatatgatagtttacttagaaatttttcttaaaactatacttaagttaataataaaaatacgatttatttttaggtataaaataattaatcaaagttataaggttaaaataatatgtagtaatgttagtttaaggaaggaaaataaaaacgtaacattttaaaaaaccataaatataataatcaaaattttactttttgtattgtaaaataataaataatattttagtgcgtctaaaaaaacttttaaacaaaataatattttcaagttaattgaaagaaattacaaaattgcttAAAGTTATGTCATGGGTCCAAGATCCTGTTGGATCCGCCTCTTTTTAAGAGTTTGGGTATttttttttgagacccatcggattCGGGTCGGATCTAGATCCAGAAAATATTTTATGGGTTCGGGTCCCAAGGTGCAGACCCACACCCAGACCCTAGATCCGCCTCTCAGACCTGAACTCGGACCctatacaatttaatatttttttttagtaattattttgtatttgaatttcatggactcgaacaagtgtttgtaatacgataataagttgcttacaaaaatacaaaaaaactcgcaaaaggttcaattttaacaatcaaAGAGACTTTGTTTAAGACCCATCTGATCCGGAGGGTCTAGGTCTGGGTTTGAAAATtatggacccttagggtccggatctgggtctggatctataaaaaataaaaggattcGGGTCCGGGTTTAACGGACCCGCTCTAGACCCGCCCCTACTTAAAGCTTTAGGAATTAAATATGCATGGTTTTaaatggataaccaaaggattaggaatttgaattgaaaattcagaataattaatcagaagattaagattaagaattttgagtttgTTACAGCTAAGGTCCATCATCTTTCAAGAACTACGTTAATTTGTTATGAATTTACAAATCAGTATGTATCACCAGTTTTCTCATTTAAATAAGAATTAGACCTCCCAACATGCTTCTCTGAATTGCACAAAAATCAAACCCTATTATCCAATAATTTCACCATTATCCTAATTCCTTATTTCTAAATAGTCAAATCAAAACATCTAACCCTAACTCAACAAAagaattaagttttaaaaaaatcaatcaagaatTTACAATGACATTAGTAGAGTTACCTAGTAAATAGAGCAACCATAATCAAGCTCAATTAAAATTACTCTACATCAAACCCTAAAATTTTCCCCCTAAAAAATTACACAATCAATAGAAATGAATTTAAAAGAACAGAATTCATAGCAATAATCATTATCCATACCTGAAAACGAGTTGAAATCACTTAACCCTTTTagccattgatcctttttttttGGTGCGCACTAATACGTCTACTTATTACCTACTGTGAAAGTTAGTGTCTTAAATAAGTGTTTGCTGCTCTTGCTCTTATAGTTAAAGGCATACTTTCTCCAGTCCCTGACAGCTGAAGAGGGCTTTCGAGGGAAGAATTGATATTAGTAGATTATGTTTTGCACAACAGGTCATCATTAGCTACATTCAATGGTATTATTGCAGCTTAACTTGGTGTTGCACATGTAATGTTCTTTCTAATATTACATTTGATATATTTTCGTCGTAATGGAATAGTTATTATTTCTTCTGTTCCactatacttgttacatttgactttttacgtaatccaatgtattattttgatcatttatatattaaactatacacatttaaaaattataaaaa from Amaranthus tricolor cultivar Red isolate AtriRed21 chromosome 3, ASM2621246v1, whole genome shotgun sequence includes:
- the LOC130808348 gene encoding uncharacterized protein LOC130808348, translated to MNCLFWNIRGIGIGEKIVPIRSLVEKKKVTFMGLAETKHKRSVQNRLKRMWGNDDYDFCEVYASETNGGGVIAVWDKQTFIASSKHMGSRWILIEGCINSYNFECRVGVIYGHNDRMGRCAMFEEIKQRVVSINKPILMLGDFNVTLHAGERTGSYRCDRSMNDFSEWITDLRLLDLPLHGLKFTWRRNESKSRLDKALCFLINEWRNIPNVPLHNKLKILKTPLKAWRSANFDCMDNKIADFEVVIHDLEQKSDNRMLDTMEKARLNAANSFLHQWLIRRERIWRQRARSYGFKLKDHNSKFFLAATLYKKKEERD